Proteins from a single region of Flavobacterium sp. YJ01:
- a CDS encoding nuclear transport factor 2 family protein, whose amino-acid sequence MNIHNFINDWLIASNNFDAEKYLEFYESDAILDDPSVGRQFIGHKGIKDYFDSYFIGYNTTTKLINLNVKDEENVHLEVEFTGDFSEGKLGGTFDLTFKNKKIIFAKADLIH is encoded by the coding sequence ATGAACATACATAATTTTATTAATGATTGGCTTATTGCCAGCAATAACTTTGATGCCGAAAAGTATCTTGAGTTTTACGAATCCGATGCCATATTAGACGATCCTTCCGTTGGAAGACAATTTATTGGTCACAAAGGAATTAAAGATTATTTTGATAGCTATTTTATTGGTTATAATACCACTACAAAATTAATAAATTTGAATGTAAAAGATGAAGAAAACGTTCATCTTGAAGTCGAATTTACGGGAGATTTTTCAGAAGGAAAATTGGGAGGAACCTTTGATTTAACATTTAAAAATAAAAAAATAATCTTCGCGAAAGCAGATTTAATTCATTAA
- a CDS encoding helix-turn-helix domain-containing protein, producing MKKQPVIFNSLSQLHKAMGLPAPLHPLISIINYGEAEFDPDDLEGGIILNFYKISFKTKFSGKLKYGQGFYDFEEGGMSFVAPGQLLRMQEEEANYDGMSLHIHPDLLRSYALDSQIKQYGFFSYSAAEALYLSEKEKTTILSIYLFIQDELKERIDKFSQDVIISQIELLLNYANRFYDRQFITRKAVNNDLLSKLENQLETYFRENKAAMKGLPSVNIIAESLNVTPRYLSDLLRNLIGLNTQQFIHEKVIEKAKEYLAKDEMTTAEIAFHLGFEHPQSFNKLFKSKTNLSPSDYKKSLLN from the coding sequence ATGAAAAAACAACCCGTTATATTCAATTCCTTATCTCAATTGCACAAAGCAATGGGACTTCCAGCGCCACTTCATCCGCTTATTAGTATTATAAACTATGGGGAAGCCGAATTTGATCCTGACGATTTGGAAGGCGGAATTATTCTGAACTTTTATAAAATCTCTTTTAAAACCAAATTTTCAGGAAAACTAAAATACGGCCAGGGATTTTATGATTTTGAAGAAGGCGGAATGTCTTTTGTTGCGCCGGGACAATTATTGCGCATGCAAGAAGAAGAAGCCAATTACGACGGAATGTCTTTACACATTCATCCTGATTTACTTCGTTCTTATGCTTTAGATTCACAGATAAAACAATATGGATTTTTTAGTTATTCTGCAGCAGAAGCACTTTATCTTTCTGAAAAAGAAAAGACGACAATCTTAAGCATTTATCTGTTTATTCAAGATGAATTGAAGGAACGAATTGATAAATTCAGTCAAGATGTTATTATTTCGCAAATAGAATTACTGCTCAATTATGCCAATCGTTTTTACGATCGTCAGTTTATTACGCGAAAAGCGGTAAATAATGATCTTCTTTCTAAATTGGAAAATCAATTAGAAACTTATTTTAGAGAAAATAAAGCTGCAATGAAAGGTTTGCCTTCAGTAAATATTATTGCAGAAAGTTTGAATGTGACACCTCGCTATCTGAGCGATTTACTTCGAAATTTAATTGGTTTAAATACACAGCAATTTATTCATGAAAAAGTAATTGAAAAAGCAAAAGAATATCTGGCGAAAGATGAAATGACAACAGCAGAAATTGCGTTTCATTTAGGTTTTGAACATCCGCAGTCTTTTAATAAGCTTTTTAAAAGCAAAACCAATCTGTCTCCTTCAGATTACAAAAAAAGCCTATTGAACTAG
- a CDS encoding CPBP family intramembrane glutamic endopeptidase, protein MKNKINFGAIIVYYVIAITCRYVAVKTTLLSAIENPYLEILLRGVGPALGALAAIKIFSLHNPMSLKGIYKNAIVPFAVYWILPAVLIAGVYYFVMGKFPILLLFTVLVYGLLEEIGWRGFLQEQLKSLPKFTSILIIAILWFAWHLNFETTPSNMIFFGIIFFGTWGIGKVYSSTGSLLAVAGVHSLNNFFRNGLHQTELTLILSLLIIWISFIIIYNRKYKTAANAA, encoded by the coding sequence ATGAAAAATAAAATCAACTTTGGAGCCATTATAGTTTATTACGTAATTGCAATTACTTGCAGATATGTTGCTGTAAAAACTACTTTATTATCTGCAATAGAAAATCCTTATTTAGAAATTCTTCTTCGCGGCGTTGGCCCAGCTTTAGGAGCTTTGGCTGCCATAAAAATATTCTCGCTTCATAATCCAATGTCTTTGAAAGGAATATACAAAAATGCAATTGTACCTTTTGCAGTATATTGGATTCTTCCAGCGGTTTTAATTGCTGGTGTTTATTATTTTGTAATGGGTAAATTCCCGATTTTATTACTGTTTACAGTTTTAGTTTACGGACTTTTAGAAGAAATCGGATGGCGCGGATTTTTACAAGAACAGCTAAAATCACTTCCTAAATTTACTTCTATATTGATTATTGCTATTCTTTGGTTTGCGTGGCATTTAAATTTCGAAACCACGCCAAGCAATATGATTTTCTTTGGAATAATTTTCTTTGGAACTTGGGGAATCGGAAAAGTTTATTCTTCTACCGGATCATTATTAGCAGTTGCTGGAGTGCATTCATTAAACAATTTCTTTCGCAACGGTTTGCATCAAACAGAACTTACCCTGATTCTTTCTTTACTCATAATATGGATTAGTTTTATTATTATTTATAATAGAAAATATAAAACCGCTGCAAATGCGGCTTAA
- a CDS encoding SDR family oxidoreductase, translated as MRKTIFITGASSGLGKATAKLFQEKGWNVIATMRKPENETELTSLENVKVIALDVTNSSQIKESINQVLATENVDVVLNNAGYGLIGPLESFSEEQIENQLQTNLFGVINVSRAFVPYFRERQSGTFINITSTFGLLGYPTCSIYNASKFAVDGFSEGLAYELAQFGIKVKVVAPGGMQTDFAGRSLQGGLHQAYQGLIAKVSEGYSEEQLANYTKAESVAEIIYDAATDDKAQLRYIAGKDANELYNERLVITPENQFQKMLPQFLI; from the coding sequence ATGAGAAAGACAATTTTTATTACAGGCGCTTCATCAGGTTTAGGAAAAGCAACAGCAAAATTATTTCAAGAAAAAGGCTGGAATGTTATTGCTACCATGCGCAAACCTGAAAACGAAACAGAATTAACGAGTTTAGAAAATGTAAAAGTTATTGCGCTAGACGTTACAAATTCATCTCAGATAAAGGAAAGCATAAATCAAGTTTTAGCAACAGAAAATGTAGATGTTGTTTTGAATAATGCAGGTTATGGATTAATAGGTCCTTTAGAATCTTTTAGCGAAGAGCAAATTGAGAATCAGCTTCAAACGAATCTTTTTGGTGTAATCAATGTTTCAAGGGCTTTCGTGCCTTATTTTAGAGAAAGACAAAGCGGAACATTCATTAATATTACCTCAACATTTGGTTTATTGGGTTATCCGACTTGTTCGATTTATAATGCTTCAAAATTTGCAGTTGACGGATTTTCAGAAGGTTTGGCTTATGAATTGGCGCAATTCGGAATCAAAGTAAAAGTCGTAGCTCCCGGCGGAATGCAGACTGATTTTGCCGGTAGATCTTTGCAAGGCGGTTTACATCAAGCATATCAAGGTTTAATTGCGAAAGTCAGCGAAGGTTACAGCGAAGAACAACTGGCAAATTATACTAAAGCAGAAAGCGTTGCTGAAATTATTTATGACGCAGCAACAGATGATAAAGCTCAATTGCGATATATAGCTGGAAAAGATGCTAATGAATTGTATAACGAACGTTTGGTTATAACGCCAGAAAATCAATTTCAAAAAATGCTTCCTCAATTTTTAATATAA
- a CDS encoding MazG-like protein, giving the protein MSTTFDEIIERSLEIRKKYHELELHHHGSKWSVEEDALAYLTDAGLIGRNVMSQQERWPKLDSESELKHKLGENIWWLIVIAERSGIDIKEAMNSFLEKTERLLE; this is encoded by the coding sequence ATGAGCACAACATTTGACGAGATTATTGAGCGTTCTTTAGAAATCAGAAAAAAATATCACGAACTAGAATTGCATCATCACGGCAGTAAATGGTCTGTAGAAGAAGATGCTTTGGCTTATCTAACCGATGCTGGTTTAATTGGCAGAAATGTAATGTCGCAACAAGAACGCTGGCCTAAACTGGATTCTGAATCTGAATTAAAACATAAATTGGGCGAAAATATTTGGTGGCTAATTGTAATTGCAGAAAGATCTGGAATTGACATTAAAGAAGCTATGAATAGTTTTTTAGAAAAAACAGAAAGACTTTTAGAATAA